A portion of the candidate division WOR-3 bacterium genome contains these proteins:
- a CDS encoding MFS transporter, whose protein sequence is MTGRLYPEWFLISMRRYAIARIKFWNILKIRDFSIFLFSQTISQFGDKLDYIALIALIGLFPKERTPLLLSQLALFITLPVLLFGPIAGVLVDRWHKKKVMVICDTLRMLCAFSLPITFLYTKNIYPVFAIVFFMFLLALFFNAARSAIIPNLVSKKRLLTANSILNLVGRGATFLGMATGGLIIDWPLWKNVFGIAGWIVAFIIDGITFGISAVMLYIMKVNLKEKIKMKEETHLQPKSLFLMLKDSLAKILKEIAFALAHIIKKKNLCFAMATIFLMIVAGSVVYVLAIPTIQQDMAWGTRGVGVLAAVGAVGLLLGAYLAGTLGHYFDLRRFIIYCFILISAGLFFFPFIHEFYQFIIIALLVGIAASPIFIGQDTLIHQYADEEVRGRIFSFRDWLLNLTFVVGALIVGSLSSFLTKKYLFIIFGGIILGASITFWVLITRIRDAESPAIS, encoded by the coding sequence ATGACTGGAAGATTGTATCCCGAATGGTTCTTGATTTCTATGAGGAGGTATGCCATCGCCCGGATTAAATTTTGGAATATCTTAAAAATCAGGGATTTTTCAATATTTCTCTTCTCCCAGACGATCAGTCAGTTCGGTGATAAACTTGATTATATCGCTCTCATTGCCTTGATTGGATTGTTCCCAAAGGAACGGACACCATTATTGCTTTCCCAACTTGCCCTGTTCATTACCCTTCCTGTATTATTATTCGGTCCAATCGCCGGGGTCCTGGTGGACCGCTGGCACAAGAAGAAAGTAATGGTGATATGCGATACCCTGCGGATGTTATGTGCTTTTTCTTTACCCATCACTTTTTTGTATACAAAAAATATTTATCCGGTCTTTGCCATTGTTTTTTTTATGTTCCTGCTTGCCTTGTTTTTCAATGCGGCACGCAGTGCCATCATTCCCAATCTCGTCTCCAAAAAGCGCCTGCTCACAGCCAATTCCATATTAAATCTCGTAGGTCGGGGAGCAACATTTTTAGGAATGGCCACCGGTGGGCTGATAATCGATTGGCCCTTATGGAAAAATGTCTTTGGAATTGCGGGCTGGATTGTGGCTTTTATAATTGATGGCATAACCTTTGGCATCTCGGCAGTCATGCTTTATATCATGAAGGTGAATCTAAAGGAAAAGATAAAAATGAAAGAAGAAACCCATCTGCAGCCGAAAAGCTTATTCTTGATGTTGAAAGACAGTCTGGCAAAAATTCTAAAAGAAATAGCCTTCGCCCTCGCCCACATCATCAAGAAAAAAAATCTTTGCTTCGCAATGGCCACGATATTTTTGATGATCGTTGCGGGAAGTGTGGTTTATGTCCTTGCCATTCCCACTATTCAACAGGATATGGCATGGGGTACAAGAGGGGTTGGGGTCCTGGCTGCGGTCGGCGCCGTGGGATTATTACTGGGCGCATATCTTGCCGGAACACTTGGTCATTATTTTGATTTAAGGAGATTTATCATTTATTGCTTTATACTGATCAGCGCCGGATTATTTTTCTTTCCTTTTATTCACGAATTTTATCAATTCATCATCATTGCCCTGCTGGTGGGTATCGCCGCATCACCAATATTTATCGGACAGGATACCTTGATCCATCAATATGCTGATGAAGAGGTTCGAGGGAGAATTTTCTCTTTCCGGGACTGGCTTTTGAATCTAACCTTTGTTGTCGGCGCTTTGATCGTGGGCTCCCTCTCTTCGTTTCTCACCAAAAAATATCTCTTCATCATTTTCGGCGGCATCATCCTCGGTGCATCCATAACTTTCTGGGTCCTCATTACCAGGATTCGTGATGCTGAAAGCCCTGCAATTTCATAG
- a CDS encoding glycosyltransferase family 4 protein yields the protein MKILLVSDIFYPHTGGISEHIYHLWKNFNLMGHNAKILAPSYGRNYPYVDENIIRMGRAIKFPKNRSFSVLSFGLTLPWQVRHFLDSEKFDVIHIHGAIAPTLPYLALKYSNAKNFVTFHSAYEESFGYVLWEPVLEQYFRRIDGMIAVSTVARDCVRRYFQIGECRIIPNGIDTQRFRPDIPEIEEFKKYSPKILFVGRFEPRKGLKYLLMAFPEIVKEFPEAKLIVVGEGFLEHYYRRYIEENIKENVIFVGYVKPEDLPRYYASCDIYCSPATGAESFGIVLLEAMASGKPIVASDIPGYRTILTEESEGLFFEPMNAEALAEKIIFLLRHPDLMKKMGRAGREKAEKYDWKIVSRMVLDFYEEVCHRPD from the coding sequence GTGAAGATTCTGCTCGTCTCCGATATCTTTTATCCCCATACCGGTGGCATCTCGGAGCATATCTACCATCTCTGGAAAAACTTTAATCTAATGGGACACAATGCAAAAATCCTCGCCCCCTCTTATGGAAGAAACTACCCCTATGTCGATGAAAATATAATCCGGATGGGCCGGGCAATTAAGTTCCCCAAAAACCGTTCATTTTCGGTCTTGAGTTTTGGTCTTACCCTTCCTTGGCAGGTGCGCCATTTCTTGGATTCGGAAAAATTTGATGTGATCCATATCCATGGTGCGATTGCACCTACATTGCCATACCTGGCATTAAAATATTCCAACGCCAAAAATTTTGTAACCTTTCATTCCGCTTATGAAGAAAGCTTTGGGTATGTATTATGGGAGCCGGTTCTGGAACAATACTTCCGTCGGATTGATGGGATGATTGCAGTCTCCACTGTTGCCCGAGATTGCGTCCGCCGTTATTTTCAGATTGGTGAATGTCGTATCATTCCCAATGGTATTGATACCCAGAGGTTCCGTCCGGATATCCCGGAGATTGAAGAATTCAAAAAGTATTCACCCAAGATTCTGTTTGTTGGTCGGTTTGAACCACGCAAAGGTTTGAAATACCTTTTGATGGCTTTTCCCGAGATCGTGAAAGAATTCCCCGAGGCAAAGTTGATCGTCGTGGGCGAAGGCTTCCTGGAGCATTATTACCGGCGCTATATTGAAGAAAATATCAAGGAAAATGTAATATTTGTCGGTTATGTCAAACCCGAAGATCTACCCCGCTATTATGCCTCTTGTGATATCTATTGCTCCCCTGCCACCGGTGCCGAAAGCTTTGGCATCGTCCTGCTTGAAGCGATGGCAAGCGGCAAACCAATTGTCGCTTCGGACATCCCTGGTTATCGGACAATTTTAACTGAGGAAAGCGAAGGGCTTTTTTTTGAACCGATGAATGCCGAAGCGCTTGCAGAAAAAATTATCTTTCTTTTACGCCATCCGGACTTGATGAAAAAAATGGGCAGGGCTGGAAGAGAAAAGGCTGAAAAATATGACTGGAAGATTGTATCCCGAATGGTTCTTGATTTCTATGAGGAGGTATGCCATCGCCCGGATTAA
- the dut gene encoding dUTP diphosphatase, with amino-acid sequence MKPKSAKSVVGTGKNKIILEVKINGLRIPEYQTAHAAGCDLYADVEKPVLLEPNSYCIIPTGIKIEIPEGYEAQVRPRSGLAAKYGIGVLNSPGTIDADYRGEIKVVLFNFGKKSIKIKKGDRIAQLVFAPVIKANFKKVKRLSQTKRGTGGFGHTGGIR; translated from the coding sequence ATGAAACCCAAAAGTGCGAAGAGTGTGGTTGGAACAGGCAAAAATAAGATTATATTAGAAGTAAAAATCAATGGGCTAAGGATTCCTGAATATCAAACAGCACATGCCGCGGGATGCGATTTATATGCCGATGTTGAAAAACCAGTGCTGCTGGAGCCTAATAGTTATTGTATCATTCCCACGGGGATAAAGATAGAAATTCCTGAAGGCTATGAAGCCCAGGTACGCCCCAGGAGTGGTCTTGCCGCAAAATATGGCATCGGGGTGTTAAATAGTCCGGGCACGATTGATGCCGACTATCGGGGTGAAATAAAAGTGGTATTGTTCAACTTTGGTAAAAAGAGCATAAAAATAAAAAAGGGAGACAGGATTGCCCAACTTGTCTTTGCTCCGGTTATAAAGGCAAATTTTAAAAAAGTAAAACGCCTGAGCCAAACAAAACGCGGAACTGGAGGCTTTGGACATACCGGAGGTATCCGGTGA
- a CDS encoding pyridoxal phosphate-dependent aminotransferase, translating into MARTKSIKRDISLSARAERMPYSPIRKLSAFADEAKKKGLKVYHLNIGQPDIETPIEIFEAIGNYREKVLGYGPSGGILDLRLAVLDYYRNLGFDLDLDNIWITIGGSEAIVFAMMTVCDPGDEIIVFEPYYTNYNGFAVMSNIKLVAIETKIENGFHLPPESEIKKKISSRTRAILINTPNNPTGTVLTEEEMFILQRLCKRHNLFLLSDEVYREFIYDGKQHISALSLPEIEDRVILMDSISKRFSACGARVGCIISRNKKVMDALLRFCQARLCPPTLEQIGAVAAYKYIDKYITPMIKEYEHRRNVLFECLKEIPNVYGHKPEGAFYTVLSLPVKNADHFCQWLLTDFNHQNATVMLAPANGFYSTLKKGKDQIRIAYVLKEEDIRAAITALGVALKQYRG; encoded by the coding sequence ATGGCGCGCACAAAAAGCATAAAAAGAGATATCTCTTTATCGGCAAGGGCCGAGCGTATGCCTTATTCGCCTATTCGCAAGTTATCCGCATTTGCAGATGAAGCGAAGAAAAAGGGTTTAAAGGTTTACCATCTAAATATTGGTCAACCAGATATTGAGACACCCATTGAAATTTTCGAGGCAATCGGCAATTACCGAGAAAAAGTCCTCGGCTATGGTCCATCTGGGGGGATCTTAGACTTACGCCTTGCGGTTCTTGATTATTACCGGAATCTGGGCTTTGATCTGGATCTGGATAACATCTGGATAACAATAGGTGGGAGTGAAGCGATAGTATTTGCCATGATGACCGTATGTGACCCTGGAGATGAAATAATTGTTTTTGAACCCTACTATACCAATTATAACGGCTTTGCGGTGATGTCTAATATCAAACTCGTCGCAATCGAAACCAAAATTGAGAACGGTTTTCACCTTCCTCCCGAATCAGAAATCAAAAAGAAAATCAGTTCCCGAACCCGAGCAATTCTTATTAACACCCCCAACAATCCAACGGGCACAGTTTTGACCGAAGAAGAAATGTTCATCCTCCAGCGGCTATGTAAAAGACACAATCTTTTTCTCCTCTCTGATGAAGTCTATCGGGAATTCATCTATGATGGTAAGCAACACATAAGTGCACTATCTTTACCAGAGATTGAAGACCGGGTAATATTAATGGATTCCATCTCCAAAAGATTTTCCGCCTGTGGTGCTCGGGTTGGTTGTATAATCAGCCGAAATAAAAAAGTAATGGATGCACTACTCCGATTCTGCCAAGCGCGGTTATGCCCACCAACCCTTGAACAGATTGGTGCGGTAGCGGCTTACAAGTATATCGACAAATATATCACCCCCATGATTAAAGAGTATGAGCACCGTCGGAATGTCTTATTTGAATGCTTAAAAGAAATTCCCAATGTCTATGGGCATAAACCAGAAGGTGCTTTTTACACGGTCTTGAGTTTACCGGTAAAAAACGCCGACCATTTCTGCCAGTGGTTATTGACTGATTTTAATCATCAGAATGCAACGGTAATGCTTGCTCCGGCAAATGGCTTTTATTCCACACTTAAAAAAGGTAAGGATCAAATAAGAATTGCTTATGTGTTAAAAGAAGAAGACATCCGAGCTGCCATCACCGCACTTGGCGTTGCCTTAAAACAATACCGGGGTTAA
- the nifS gene encoding cysteine desulfurase NifS, whose product MERHQQRIYLDYAATTPLHPEVLDAMKIYFLEEFGNPSSLHTSGQRARDAIEKARQTIAEALGASPDEIIFTSGGSESDNMAIKGVAYALAKKGNHLITTKIEHHAVLEPFHFLQTQGFQTTFLPVDRYGIVDPDDVKRAITDKTILVSIMHANNEIGTIEPIEEIARICREKGVYLHTDAVQSFGAIETNVNRLGVDLLSISAHKFYGPKGVGALYIRKGTRIEPLLHGGAQEMGKRASTHNVPGIVGMAKAAELAVKEMPQRVEHTRRLRDRLIKSLLNNVDDIILNGHPEKRLPNNCHLIVKYIEGEALLMRLDQIGIEVATGSACSSGSLEPSHVLTAIGVPIEDARGSIRITLGRLTTDEDIDFVCEHFPKIVKELRAISPLTKK is encoded by the coding sequence ATGGAAAGACACCAACAGAGAATCTATCTTGATTATGCAGCAACAACCCCCCTCCATCCCGAGGTTCTGGATGCAATGAAAATTTATTTCCTGGAGGAGTTTGGCAATCCTTCAAGCCTCCATACCTCGGGCCAGCGGGCGCGGGATGCTATTGAAAAAGCACGTCAAACCATTGCCGAAGCGCTGGGCGCGAGTCCAGATGAGATCATATTCACCTCCGGTGGTAGCGAATCGGATAATATGGCAATAAAAGGAGTTGCTTATGCCCTGGCTAAAAAGGGTAATCACCTAATAACCACCAAAATAGAACACCATGCCGTCCTTGAGCCCTTCCATTTTCTACAAACCCAGGGTTTTCAAACTACATTTTTACCGGTAGATCGATACGGTATAGTAGACCCCGATGATGTAAAAAGGGCAATTACCGATAAAACCATCCTCGTTTCTATCATGCATGCCAATAATGAAATTGGAACGATTGAGCCGATTGAAGAGATCGCCAGGATATGTCGGGAAAAGGGGGTATATTTACATACCGATGCGGTCCAGTCTTTTGGGGCGATAGAGACAAATGTTAATAGACTCGGTGTTGATTTATTATCAATCTCTGCCCACAAGTTTTATGGACCAAAGGGGGTGGGTGCATTATATATAAGAAAGGGTACACGAATAGAACCGCTCCTGCATGGCGGCGCTCAGGAGATGGGGAAAAGGGCATCAACCCATAATGTCCCGGGGATTGTCGGTATGGCAAAGGCAGCGGAACTGGCGGTGAAGGAGATGCCACAAAGAGTGGAGCATACCAGACGGCTGCGGGATCGCTTGATTAAATCACTGCTCAATAATGTTGATGATATCATTCTGAATGGCCACCCGGAAAAGCGGCTGCCGAATAACTGCCATCTGATTGTGAAATATATTGAAGGCGAGGCATTGTTGATGCGCCTTGACCAGATCGGGATTGAAGTTGCCACAGGTTCTGCCTGTTCTTCAGGGTCCCTTGAGCCTTCCCACGTTCTTACTGCAATTGGTGTTCCGATTGAAGATGCCCGTGGCTCCATCCGCATAACACTGGGAAGACTCACAACCGATGAAGATATAGACTTTGTTTGTGAACATTTTCCTAAGATTGTAAAAGAATTGAGAGCAATATCACCTCTCACAAAGAAATAA